The Clostridium sporogenes genome contains a region encoding:
- a CDS encoding TrkA C-terminal domain-containing protein translates to MENTDTPKYMKIAIDIAQNIYNNEFKVGEKVRGRSTLSSKYNVSPETIRRAVSLLKDMQVVEVTEKSGIYIKSVENAYLFIHRFNAKNNVKELRQKIKSLQKEKVKIEKEIDKYMDLILENSIQFENINLEDSYEMVIYSNSYIVNKTISDTEFWKHTNGTIISVKRKDKMYISPGPYFRFEAGDIVRIICSENDLNRAKNYIQQGIN, encoded by the coding sequence ATGGAAAATACAGATACTCCCAAATATATGAAAATAGCAATAGATATAGCTCAAAATATTTATAATAATGAATTTAAGGTAGGGGAAAAAGTTAGAGGAAGATCCACACTCTCAAGTAAATATAATGTATCTCCAGAAACTATAAGAAGAGCTGTTTCATTGCTTAAGGATATGCAGGTAGTAGAGGTAACAGAAAAAAGTGGTATATATATTAAATCCGTTGAAAATGCATACTTGTTTATACATAGATTTAATGCTAAAAACAATGTTAAAGAACTTAGACAAAAAATAAAGTCTCTTCAAAAGGAAAAGGTTAAAATTGAAAAGGAAATAGATAAATATATGGATTTAATTTTGGAAAATTCTATTCAATTTGAAAATATAAATTTAGAAGATTCTTATGAAATGGTTATATATTCAAATTCTTATATAGTAAATAAGACTATTTCTGATACAGAGTTTTGGAAGCATACCAATGGTACTATAATATCTGTAAAGAGAAAGGATAAGATGTATATATCCCCAGGACCTTATTTTAGATTTGAAGCAGGGGATATTGTAAGAATCATATGTAGCGAAAATGATTTAAATAGAGCCAAAAATTATATACAGCAGGGAATAAACTAA